The following proteins are encoded in a genomic region of Streptococcus cristatus AS 1.3089:
- the nusB gene encoding transcription antitermination factor NusB encodes MTDVLLESRRELRQRAFQALMSLEYEGDAIESCRFAYTYDKDEEETDAEVDIPAFLLNLVTGVLQSKEELDKKIAQHLKAGWTVERLTLVEKNILRLGIFEITEFDTPERVAVNEAIELSKQFSDEKSSKFINGILSQFITEE; translated from the coding sequence ATGACTGATGTTTTGTTAGAATCTAGAAGAGAGCTACGTCAGCGGGCTTTTCAGGCTTTGATGAGTCTAGAATATGAAGGTGATGCCATTGAGTCTTGCCGCTTTGCCTATACCTACGATAAGGACGAAGAGGAGACAGATGCTGAGGTCGATATCCCAGCCTTTCTACTCAACTTGGTCACGGGAGTACTCCAGTCCAAGGAAGAATTGGATAAAAAAATTGCCCAGCACTTAAAAGCAGGCTGGACAGTTGAGCGTCTGACCTTGGTAGAAAAGAATATCCTGCGATTAGGCATCTTTGAAATCACAGAGTTTGATACTCCTGAGCGAGTAGCTGTCAATGAAGCCATTGAACTCTCCAAGCAATTCTCAGATGAAAAATCAAGTAAGTTTATCAATGGGATTTTGAGTCAATTTATAACAGAAGAATAG
- a CDS encoding asparaginase — translation MNKQILVLHTGGTISMQADGSGAVNSSQDNPMNHVAVPLDGIEVTVVDFFNVPSPHITPQHMLDLYQKIKADADQYDGVVITHGTDTLEETAYFLDTMDLPDIPVVLTGAMRSSNELGSDGVYNYLTALRVASDQKARGKGVLVVMNDEVHAAKYVTKTHTTNVSTFQTPTHGPLGLVMKQEILYFKTAEPRVRFDLTSISGLVPIIPSYAGMTTELLDLLDWQKLDGLVIEAFGAGNLPKETAEKLTEMAKAGLPIALVSRCFNGIAEPVYAYEGGGVKLHQAGIMFVKELNAPKARIKLLIALNVGLSGQALKDYIEG, via the coding sequence ATGAATAAGCAAATTTTAGTTTTACATACGGGTGGAACCATTTCCATGCAGGCTGATGGAAGTGGCGCTGTCAATAGCAGCCAAGACAATCCCATGAACCATGTGGCTGTTCCCTTAGATGGTATTGAGGTAACAGTCGTTGATTTCTTCAACGTTCCCAGTCCTCACATCACTCCCCAGCACATGCTCGACCTCTACCAAAAAATCAAGGCTGACGCTGACCAATACGATGGTGTGGTCATTACCCACGGAACCGATACTCTAGAGGAAACCGCCTACTTCCTTGATACTATGGACCTGCCTGACATCCCTGTCGTTTTGACCGGAGCTATGAGAAGTTCAAATGAACTCGGCAGTGACGGAGTTTATAACTACCTGACTGCTTTGCGGGTGGCCAGTGACCAGAAAGCTCGTGGCAAGGGTGTCCTAGTCGTCATGAATGATGAAGTCCATGCTGCCAAGTATGTCACCAAGACCCACACCACCAATGTCAGCACCTTTCAAACTCCGACACACGGTCCTCTAGGCCTCGTTATGAAGCAGGAAATCCTCTATTTTAAAACAGCAGAGCCCCGCGTCCGCTTTGATCTGACTAGCATTTCAGGTCTGGTGCCCATCATTCCATCCTATGCTGGCATGACAACGGAACTGCTGGATTTGCTGGATTGGCAAAAGCTAGACGGCCTCGTCATCGAAGCCTTTGGTGCTGGCAATCTGCCAAAAGAAACTGCCGAAAAATTAACAGAGATGGCAAAAGCTGGGCTCCCCATCGCTCTGGTTTCTCGCTGCTTCAACGGCATTGCTGAGCCTGTCTACGCCTATGAAGGGGGTGGTGTCAAGCTACACCAAGCCGGAATCATGTTTGTCAAAGAGCTCAATGCACCGAAAGCCCGCATAAAATTGCTGATTGCCCTCAATGTCGGCCTAAGTGGTCAAGCATTAAAAGATTATATAGAAGGATAA
- a CDS encoding M24 family metallopeptidase — translation MLSRVEKFEAALKQTECDAVLVTNLKNIYYLTGFSGTEATVFISKSRRIFLTDSRYTLIAKGVVDGFDIVETRDAVGEIAKIIADDQLAKIGFDDEISYAYFKMLESVFAGHKLVPMTGFIENLRMIKDEQEIATIRKACQISDQAFLDVLDFIKPGQTTELAVMNFLDARMRQLGASGASFDFIIASGYRSAMPHGVASDKVIQNGETLTMDFGCYYNHYVSDMTRTVHVGQVTDEEREIYDIVLRSNQALIEAAKAGLSCIDFDRIPRQIINDAGYGPYFSHGIGHGIGLDIHEIPYFGKSEEPIKAGMVLTDEPGIYLDGKYGVRIEDDLLITETGCEVLTLAPKELIVI, via the coding sequence ATGTTATCAAGAGTTGAAAAATTTGAAGCAGCCTTAAAACAGACAGAGTGTGATGCTGTCCTAGTAACCAATCTGAAGAATATTTACTATCTGACTGGTTTCAGCGGGACAGAGGCGACAGTTTTTATTAGCAAGTCGCGTCGGATTTTCCTGACGGATTCTCGTTATACCTTGATTGCTAAGGGCGTGGTTGATGGCTTTGATATTGTTGAAACGCGGGATGCGGTTGGTGAAATTGCTAAAATCATTGCAGACGATCAGTTGGCAAAAATCGGTTTTGATGATGAAATTTCCTATGCTTACTTCAAGATGCTGGAAAGTGTGTTTGCTGGTCATAAGTTGGTGCCGATGACAGGTTTTATCGAAAATCTGCGCATGATCAAGGATGAGCAAGAAATCGCGACCATTCGCAAGGCCTGCCAGATTTCTGATCAAGCCTTCCTAGACGTGCTGGACTTTATTAAGCCTGGTCAGACGACAGAGCTGGCTGTCATGAACTTTTTAGATGCCCGCATGCGCCAGTTAGGTGCTTCAGGAGCCTCCTTTGACTTTATTATCGCTTCGGGCTACCGCTCTGCTATGCCACATGGCGTGGCTAGTGACAAGGTCATTCAAAATGGTGAAACCCTGACCATGGACTTTGGTTGCTACTACAATCACTATGTCAGCGATATGACGCGGACTGTTCATGTGGGGCAGGTGACGGATGAAGAGCGAGAAATTTATGATATTGTCCTGCGCAGCAATCAAGCCTTGATAGAAGCGGCTAAAGCTGGACTCAGCTGTATTGATTTTGACCGGATTCCTCGTCAAATTATCAACGATGCAGGCTACGGCCCTTACTTCAGCCACGGGATTGGCCACGGGATTGGGCTGGATATCCATGAGATTCCTTACTTTGGCAAGTCAGAAGAGCCTATCAAGGCGGGCATGGTCCTGACCGATGAGCCGGGCATCTATCTGGATGGCAAATACGGCGTTCGGATCGAAGATGACCTTCTGATCACAGAGACTGGTTGTGAGGTCTTGACCCTTGCTCCAAAAGAATTGATTGTGATTTGA
- a CDS encoding DUF896 family protein, whose product MDPKKIERINELARKKKTEGLTAEEKVEQAKLREEYIEGYRRSVRHHIEGIKIVDEDGNDVTPEKLRQVQREKGLHGRSLDDPNS is encoded by the coding sequence ATGGATCCTAAAAAAATTGAACGCATTAATGAACTGGCTAGAAAGAAAAAAACGGAAGGTTTAACTGCTGAGGAAAAAGTAGAGCAAGCCAAGCTTCGTGAAGAGTATATCGAAGGCTACCGTCGCTCTGTTCGCCATCACATTGAAGGTATCAAGATAGTTGACGAGGATGGCAATGATGTGACGCCTGAAAAATTGCGCCAAGTTCAGCGCGAGAAAGGTCTTCATGGCCGCAGTCTGGATGACCCAAATTCATAA
- a CDS encoding pullulanase has protein sequence MKRNYHLQSRSSEKRHYFGIRRLKVGVASVVIASGFLFGGAQLAKADETKATTSPATEAVSVTNSEVLPKPADEVKAEEVDRSAQKESEQKGEIEKSAQPEAVVSQTAQPTEGADSSATPEAAGKEAKETAASDEKEKPASTSQSETSPKNAIADGHMRFHFKNLPSENLDSLGLWTWDDVETPSGQKGGWPTGATSFATAKKDDYGYYLDVKMAEKRSKVSLLINNTAGQNITGDKTVELLSPQMNEVWFDKDYNPHTSEPLKEGMLRINYYRTDGQYDKKSLWLWGDVQHPGQNWPDGVDFEKTGKYGRYVDVPLKEAAKMVGFLLLDESKSGDDVKIQKQDYNFANLGKTSQIFLRDADPTVYTNPYFVNDIRMTGAQHVSLTEIEATFSTLENAKKEDILKNLKITNKDGGEVTVKDVVLDSKNKSAKLIGDFNQAQSPYLIKYGNDQFKTSMNWQLKDSLYKYDGDLGARVSQAGKQVDLTFWSPSADQVDLVVYDKEDQNKVLGRIAMQKGESGTWTSSLTPESGLGLSDYRGYFYHYEISRGGKKVLVLDPYAKSLAAWNSEDADKGDAYKIAKAAFVDPSEYGPKDLTYANIPNFKKREDALIYEAHVRDFTSDPAISKDLKSQFGTFSAFIEKLDYLKDLGVTHVQLLPVLSYYFVNELKNAERMDKYASSNSNYNWGYDPQNYFSLTGMYSSAPTDPAKRIEEFKNLVNEIHKRGMGVIMDVVYNHTAKTSIFEDLEPNYYHFMDADGTPRTSFGGGRLGTTHYMSRRILVDSIKYLTEQYKVDGFRFDMMGDHDAESIQKAFEEARKLNPNLIMLGEGWKTYAGDENKAVQPADQTWMKSTDTVAVFSDDIRNTLKSGYPNEGTPAFITGGKRNVEDVFKNIKAQPTNFEADSPGDVIQYIAAHDNLTLFDIIAQSIKKDPAVTANNQEIHRRLRLGNLMMLTSQGTPFIHSGQEYGRTKQFRDPAYKYPVSEDKVPNKAHLLTNEDGTPFEYPYFIHDSYDSSDAVNHFDWTKATDSEKFPENAKSRAYMKGLISLRKSTDAFTRSSKDEVDQNVTLITQPGKDGVEKEDLVLGYQVVASNGDIYAVFVNADKKERNFNFGETYKHLAGAEVVADGNTAGVSAISNPAGVTRNSNGLTLAPLTATILRIKKASPAQEEKPQDASKDIQQNPSQGSVKELQKEQSPSPSLSNKLVQVPSTTTSPSLESQKPLAAEPQQDKVSPSETASTEKVLPKTGTETSLLALLGGFLAFFAGLLAFRKKQ, from the coding sequence ATGAAAAGAAACTATCATCTACAGTCTCGGAGCAGTGAAAAGCGTCATTATTTTGGGATTCGTCGCTTAAAAGTCGGAGTAGCATCTGTAGTTATTGCATCTGGCTTCCTCTTTGGAGGTGCCCAGTTAGCCAAAGCGGATGAGACAAAGGCTACGACTAGCCCAGCAACGGAAGCAGTATCAGTTACTAATTCAGAAGTTTTGCCTAAGCCAGCAGATGAAGTAAAAGCTGAGGAAGTGGATCGTTCCGCGCAAAAAGAAAGCGAACAAAAAGGAGAGATCGAGAAAAGCGCCCAGCCTGAAGCAGTAGTAAGTCAAACTGCCCAACCGACAGAGGGGGCAGACTCTAGTGCGACTCCAGAAGCAGCTGGGAAAGAAGCAAAGGAAACAGCTGCATCTGACGAGAAAGAAAAGCCAGCATCAACTAGTCAGTCGGAGACATCGCCAAAGAATGCTATCGCAGATGGCCATATGCGTTTCCATTTCAAAAATCTACCATCCGAGAATCTGGATAGCTTAGGTTTATGGACTTGGGATGATGTTGAAACGCCTTCTGGTCAAAAGGGAGGTTGGCCGACTGGTGCGACTAGTTTTGCGACGGCTAAAAAAGATGATTATGGCTATTACCTTGATGTCAAGATGGCAGAGAAAAGAAGCAAGGTTAGTCTCTTAATCAACAATACGGCAGGTCAAAACATTACGGGAGACAAGACAGTTGAGCTACTGAGTCCTCAGATGAATGAAGTTTGGTTTGACAAAGACTACAATCCTCATACATCCGAGCCCTTGAAAGAAGGAATGCTTCGGATCAATTATTATCGTACAGATGGTCAGTATGATAAGAAATCCCTCTGGCTCTGGGGAGATGTGCAACATCCAGGTCAAAATTGGCCTGATGGCGTGGACTTTGAAAAGACTGGGAAATACGGTCGCTACGTAGATGTTCCTCTGAAAGAGGCTGCAAAGATGGTTGGTTTCCTGCTTTTAGATGAAAGCAAGTCAGGAGATGATGTGAAGATTCAAAAACAGGATTATAATTTCGCAAATTTGGGTAAAACTAGCCAGATTTTCTTGCGTGATGCGGATCCAACGGTTTATACCAACCCTTACTTTGTCAATGATATCCGCATGACAGGAGCCCAGCATGTTAGCCTGACAGAGATTGAGGCGACTTTCTCTACCTTGGAAAACGCTAAAAAAGAAGATATTCTGAAAAACCTAAAAATTACCAACAAAGATGGTGGAGAAGTCACTGTTAAAGATGTGGTTCTGGATTCTAAGAATAAAAGCGCAAAGTTAATCGGTGATTTTAACCAAGCTCAGTCACCTTACCTTATCAAATATGGCAATGACCAATTTAAAACTAGCATGAACTGGCAGCTGAAGGATAGTCTTTACAAGTATGATGGTGATTTGGGCGCGCGTGTTTCTCAGGCGGGCAAACAAGTGGACTTAACCTTCTGGTCACCAAGTGCGGACCAAGTCGATTTGGTGGTCTATGACAAGGAAGATCAGAACAAGGTTCTTGGGCGCATAGCTATGCAGAAGGGTGAGTCTGGTACATGGACTAGCAGCTTGACGCCTGAGAGCGGGCTAGGTCTTTCTGACTATCGTGGATATTTCTATCATTATGAAATTAGCCGTGGCGGCAAAAAAGTCCTTGTGCTGGATCCCTATGCCAAGTCTTTAGCCGCTTGGAACAGTGAAGATGCGGACAAGGGGGATGCTTACAAGATTGCTAAGGCGGCCTTTGTAGATCCAAGTGAATATGGACCGAAAGACTTAACCTATGCTAATATTCCAAACTTCAAGAAGCGGGAAGATGCCTTGATTTATGAGGCGCACGTTCGTGATTTCACTTCAGATCCAGCTATTTCAAAGGATTTAAAATCTCAATTTGGGACCTTCTCAGCTTTCATTGAGAAATTGGATTATTTGAAAGACTTGGGAGTGACCCACGTTCAGCTCTTGCCAGTTCTGAGCTATTACTTTGTCAATGAGCTGAAAAATGCTGAGCGCATGGACAAGTACGCTTCCAGCAACAGCAATTACAACTGGGGGTATGACCCGCAAAACTACTTCTCGCTGACAGGTATGTACTCCAGCGCGCCGACAGATCCAGCCAAGCGCATTGAGGAATTTAAAAATCTTGTCAACGAAATTCATAAGCGTGGCATGGGCGTTATCATGGACGTGGTCTATAATCACACAGCCAAGACCTCTATCTTTGAAGATTTGGAGCCGAATTACTACCACTTTATGGATGCGGATGGTACACCGAGAACCAGCTTTGGTGGCGGTCGCTTGGGTACTACTCACTATATGAGCAGACGGATCTTGGTGGATTCGATCAAGTACTTGACAGAGCAGTACAAGGTAGATGGTTTCCGCTTTGATATGATGGGGGATCACGATGCTGAGTCCATCCAAAAAGCCTTTGAAGAAGCTAGAAAGCTCAATCCAAATCTCATTATGCTGGGTGAGGGCTGGAAGACTTATGCAGGTGATGAAAATAAAGCAGTCCAGCCTGCTGATCAGACTTGGATGAAGTCAACAGACACGGTGGCTGTCTTCTCAGATGACATTCGCAACACCTTGAAATCGGGTTATCCAAATGAGGGAACGCCAGCCTTTATCACTGGTGGTAAACGCAATGTAGAAGATGTCTTCAAGAATATCAAGGCACAACCAACCAATTTTGAGGCGGATAGCCCAGGGGATGTGATTCAATACATCGCAGCTCATGATAATCTGACCCTCTTTGATATCATTGCCCAGTCGATCAAGAAAGATCCGGCAGTGACTGCCAATAATCAAGAGATTCATCGCCGCCTGCGCCTAGGAAATCTGATGATGCTGACTTCGCAAGGGACACCATTTATCCACTCTGGTCAAGAATACGGCCGGACCAAGCAATTCCGCGATCCTGCCTATAAATATCCTGTTTCCGAAGACAAGGTTCCAAACAAAGCGCATTTGTTGACCAATGAGGACGGCACGCCGTTTGAATACCCGTATTTCATTCATGATTCTTATGATTCAAGCGACGCGGTCAATCATTTTGACTGGACCAAGGCGACTGATTCGGAGAAATTCCCTGAAAATGCCAAGAGCCGTGCTTATATGAAGGGCTTGATTAGTCTGCGGAAATCAACGGACGCCTTCACTCGCAGTTCCAAAGATGAAGTGGATCAAAATGTGACTCTCATCACCCAGCCTGGCAAGGATGGTGTTGAGAAAGAAGACCTTGTTCTCGGCTATCAAGTGGTTGCTTCGAATGGAGATATTTATGCAGTCTTTGTCAATGCGGATAAAAAGGAGCGAAACTTCAACTTTGGTGAAACCTACAAGCATCTAGCAGGTGCAGAGGTTGTGGCTGATGGCAATACCGCAGGAGTTTCTGCTATTTCAAATCCAGCAGGTGTCACCAGAAACAGCAATGGCTTGACTCTAGCTCCGCTAACAGCTACAATTTTGCGGATTAAAAAGGCGAGTCCAGCTCAAGAAGAAAAACCTCAAGATGCAAGTAAAGATATCCAGCAAAATCCGTCTCAAGGCAGCGTTAAGGAGCTTCAAAAAGAACAAAGCCCTAGTCCTAGCTTGTCGAATAAGCTTGTTCAAGTTCCATCTACAACTACATCTCCATCGTTAGAGAGTCAAAAACCACTTGCCGCAGAGCCACAGCAGGACAAAGTAAGTCCTAGTGAGACTGCTTCGACAGAAAAAGTCTTGCCGAAAACTGGCACAGAAACTTCTCTGCTTGCACTTTTAGGTGGTTTTCTTGCCTTCTTTGCTGGCTTGCTCGCTTTTAGAAAGAAGCAATAA
- the efp gene encoding elongation factor P yields MIEASKLRAGMTFETADGKLIRVLEASHHKPGKGNTIMRMKLRDVRTGSTFDTSYRPEEKFEQAIIETVPAQYLYQMDGTAYFMNTETYDQYEIPVVNVEEELKYILENSDVKIQFYGSEVIGVTVPTTVELVVTETQPSIKGATVTGSGKPATLETGLVVNVPDFIEVGQKLVINTAEGTYVSRA; encoded by the coding sequence ATGATTGAAGCAAGCAAGCTGAGAGCTGGAATGACTTTTGAAACTGCAGATGGTAAATTGATCCGCGTGTTGGAAGCAAGCCACCACAAACCAGGTAAGGGAAATACCATCATGCGTATGAAATTGCGTGATGTCCGTACTGGTTCTACATTTGATACTAGCTACCGTCCAGAAGAAAAATTTGAGCAAGCGATCATCGAAACAGTACCAGCACAATACTTGTACCAAATGGATGGCACTGCTTATTTCATGAATACTGAGACTTATGACCAATACGAAATCCCAGTAGTCAACGTAGAAGAAGAATTGAAATACATCCTTGAAAACTCAGACGTGAAAATCCAATTCTACGGATCAGAAGTGATCGGTGTGACAGTACCTACAACTGTTGAATTGGTGGTAACAGAAACACAACCATCTATCAAGGGTGCTACTGTAACAGGTTCTGGTAAGCCAGCAACTCTTGAAACAGGTCTTGTTGTCAACGTGCCAGACTTCATCGAAGTTGGACAAAAACTGGTCATCAATACAGCAGAAGGAACTTACGTTTCTCGTGCGTAA
- a CDS encoding Cof-type HAD-IIB family hydrolase encodes MEIKAVFFDIDGTLINDSRTVLKSTEAAIKSLQEQGILVGLATGRGPFFVKPFMDKLDLDFAVTYNGQYIFSKDRVISATPIDKQSLRDLIAYAKEHRKEISLGTEQAMQGSKIMTFGMSSFSQWATQFIPRSMTRTVSHGFNKIVSKALPQHEEDLLKLIQEPIYQVLILADPAESEKIEADFPHLKFTRSSPYAADIINQGMSKLEGIRLVGQEYGFDIHQVMAFGDSDNDLEMLSGVGLSIAMGNGTSSVKEVAKHTTSSNSQDGIHRALEHFGILASEKVFVSRDHHFNKVKTFHGVMDECTQEEPIAWTPEEARHRADFKLEEVVEFLRAASSSEEEFDQSMARMHEALDKAAAKVRSKREAEVSLVGQVDALIDMLYFTYGSFVLMGVDPERIFDIVHQANMGKIFPDGKAHFDPVTHKILKPDDWEEKYAPEPAIERELERQIQAYQRNVEKAQKETKDEE; translated from the coding sequence ATGGAAATAAAAGCCGTCTTTTTTGATATAGATGGAACCTTGATTAATGACAGTCGAACCGTCTTGAAATCGACAGAGGCTGCCATTAAGAGTTTGCAAGAACAAGGGATTTTGGTCGGTTTAGCGACAGGCCGCGGCCCCTTCTTTGTCAAGCCTTTTATGGACAAGCTGGATTTAGACTTTGCTGTCACCTACAATGGTCAGTATATTTTTTCAAAGGATAGGGTTATTTCTGCCACACCGATTGATAAGCAGAGCCTGCGTGATTTGATTGCCTATGCCAAAGAACATCGGAAAGAGATTTCCTTGGGGACAGAACAGGCCATGCAAGGTTCAAAAATTATGACCTTTGGTATGAGTTCCTTTTCTCAGTGGGCAACCCAGTTTATCCCTAGGAGCATGACTCGGACGGTGAGCCACGGTTTTAACAAGATTGTGAGCAAGGCCTTGCCTCAGCATGAAGAAGACCTGTTGAAATTGATTCAAGAGCCTATTTATCAAGTGCTGATTTTGGCGGATCCAGCTGAGAGTGAAAAAATTGAAGCGGATTTTCCCCATTTGAAATTTACTCGTTCGAGCCCCTATGCAGCGGACATTATCAATCAAGGGATGTCCAAGCTGGAGGGGATTCGTCTAGTCGGTCAAGAGTATGGCTTTGATATCCATCAGGTCATGGCCTTCGGAGATTCAGACAATGACTTGGAAATGCTGTCGGGAGTTGGCTTGTCTATTGCCATGGGAAATGGGACCAGCTCTGTCAAGGAAGTAGCCAAGCATACGACTAGCAGCAATAGTCAGGATGGGATTCATCGGGCGCTGGAACATTTCGGTATTTTGGCCAGTGAGAAAGTCTTTGTGTCCCGCGATCACCACTTCAATAAGGTCAAGACCTTCCATGGAGTCATGGATGAGTGTACGCAGGAAGAACCTATCGCTTGGACACCAGAAGAAGCACGGCACCGCGCTGACTTTAAGCTGGAAGAAGTAGTTGAATTTCTCAGAGCTGCCAGCTCTTCAGAAGAAGAATTTGACCAGTCGATGGCTAGAATGCATGAGGCTTTAGATAAGGCTGCTGCCAAGGTACGGAGCAAGCGAGAGGCCGAGGTTTCCTTAGTTGGACAAGTAGATGCCCTGATTGACATGCTGTATTTTACTTATGGTAGTTTTGTCTTGATGGGAGTCGATCCTGAGCGGATTTTTGATATTGTCCATCAGGCCAATATGGGGAAAATTTTCCCAGATGGAAAAGCGCATTTTGATCCCGTGACTCATAAAATCCTAAAACCAGATGACTGGGAAGAGAAATATGCGCCAGAACCAGCGATCGAACGGGAGTTGGAGCGACAGATTCAGGCCTATCAGCGCAATGTGGAAAAGGCGCAAAAAGAAACAAAAGACGAAGAGTAA
- a CDS encoding Asp23/Gls24 family envelope stress response protein, with the protein MANEQLGEIVIAPRVLEKIIAIATAKVEGVHSFANKSMSDSLSMRTLGRGVALHTDESGDITVDIYLYLEYGISVPTVAVAIQKAVKSAVSDMAEVELSAVNIHVAGIVPEKSPKPDLKDLFDEDFLND; encoded by the coding sequence ATGGCAAACGAACAATTAGGCGAAATCGTCATTGCGCCACGAGTTTTGGAAAAAATCATTGCCATTGCTACGGCAAAGGTGGAGGGCGTTCATTCTTTTGCAAATAAAAGCATGTCAGACAGTCTCTCTATGCGTACGCTTGGACGTGGTGTTGCGCTTCATACGGATGAAAGTGGCGACATAACAGTAGATATTTACCTATATCTGGAGTACGGTATCAGTGTACCAACAGTTGCAGTTGCAATCCAAAAAGCAGTCAAAAGCGCTGTAAGCGATATGGCTGAAGTGGAGCTGTCTGCTGTCAATATCCATGTGGCAGGCATTGTTCCAGAAAAATCACCAAAACCAGATTTGAAAGATCTATTTGATGAGGATTTCCTCAATGACTGA